A region of the Candidatus Zixiibacteriota bacterium genome:
CCGGCCGTCGGCGTACAAGTTGACGGATGAAGAGCGCGAGCAAATGAAGGGAACGCCTGACGAAAATCTGGCCGAAATCATCGTGGCCAAGCAACGTAACGGCCCGACCGGTACGGTGAAACTGACCTTCCTCGACGAGTTTATTCGCTTCGAGAATCGCGAAGACATTCGCAATAATCCCACTCCTTTCTAAGGTGTGATCGTGAAGGGGAAATCCGCCGAAAAGACCGTCTTTGTCTGCTCCGCCTGCGGTCATAGCTATTCCCGCTGGATGGGGAAGTGCCCCGACTGCGGCGAGTGGAACACGATCGTCGAGGAGAAGATCGTTCCCGCGAGACAGTCGCGCGCGCGTTCGGACGCCGGCGATCTGCGCGTGGTCCCGATCACGCGCTATGAACTGGAAGCGGAGCCGGCGATCAAGACGGGGCTCGATGAATTTGACCACTTGATCGGCGGCGGGATCGTTCCGGCCTCATCGATTCTGATCGGCGGCGAGCCCGGAATCGGCAAGTCAACGCTGATGTTGCAGGTTGCCGGTGCGCTGGCGGAGCGCGGTTATCCTACCCTCTATCTGACCGGCGAGGAATCGGCGCAGCAGGTGGCCTTGCGCGGCCGGCGGCTCGGGGTTACCAACGACGCCGTTCAGGTTGGGGCGATCCGCGAGTTACCGCAGATCTACGCGCTGATCAATCAGGTGAGTCCAGCGCTGGTCATCGTCGATTCGGTGCAAACCCTTTACGATCCCGATCTCGAGTCGGCGCCCGGCACCGTGAGCCAGATTCGCTCGGCCGCGGCCGAACTGGTCGACTTCTGCAAACGCTCTGACAAGATTCTGATTCTGATCGGGCACATCACCAAGGACGGCGCGATTGCCGGACCGAAGGTGCTGGAGCACTTGGTGGACGTGGTCTTGTACTTCGAGGGGGAGAGCCACAATCTGTTTCGCATCCTGCGCGTCCGCAAGAACCGCTATGGACCGGCGGCAGAGTTGGGGATCTTCCAGATTGGCGAAGCGGGGCTGTCGGCGGTGGCCAACCCCTCGGAACTTTTCCTCGATGAATACCCGGATGATGTCCCCGGGCGCGCGGTGGTGACGGCGGTGGAGGGACAACGGCCGTTGCTGCTCGAACTGCAGGCGCTGGCAACGCAAACCAACTTCGGATTTCCGCAGCGGGTGACCTCCGGCTACGATTCGCGCCGATTGGCTCTGATGTTGGCGATTCTCGAGAAACGACAGAAAGTGTTGTTCGGGCAGCGGGATGTCTTTGTCAATCTGGCCGGCGGGCTGAAGATTGACGATCCGGCACTCGATCTCGGTCTGATTGCAGCGCTGATTTCCTCGGTCGAGGAGATTCCGATCGTGCCGAAGACCGTGATCATCGGGGAGGTTGGCCTGTCGGGGGAAGTGCGGGCCGTGCCCTATATTGAGCGGCGGATTGCGGAGTCCGCCAAACTGGGGTTTGAGCGGATTGTGATGCCGAAAAAGAACCTGAAGGGATTGAAGTCAATCCGCGGGATCAATCTAATTGGAATCGACAAGCTCGCCGATTTACCCAAGGCCGTGCTGCTTTAGTGTCTACTGCTCGACGCGGTAGGTGATGCCCCAGATCATATTCGCGAACGCGTTGGGCGCTTCTTCACGAAGCGTCTGTTCCTGGAAGAGTTCGACTGTCACCTGGGCATAGAGTCCGGGCGCGAGTCCGGAGCTTTCGTCAAAATCAAACTCAAAGATCTGCTTCCCCTCGTCGGTCGAGACGTCCGGCCCCATCCAATCGTGAAGAATTGTGCCATTGACGTTGATATGCGCGTAGGCATCCTGGATCGGCGGATTACCGAAGCGCGCGCGAGTGAAAGCGGTCAGGCGCAGCGGCTCGCCGGGGTGAAAGGTCGGTATGTTCACCAGCGATACGTAGCGG
Encoded here:
- the radA gene encoding DNA repair protein RadA; amino-acid sequence: MKGKSAEKTVFVCSACGHSYSRWMGKCPDCGEWNTIVEEKIVPARQSRARSDAGDLRVVPITRYELEAEPAIKTGLDEFDHLIGGGIVPASSILIGGEPGIGKSTLMLQVAGALAERGYPTLYLTGEESAQQVALRGRRLGVTNDAVQVGAIRELPQIYALINQVSPALVIVDSVQTLYDPDLESAPGTVSQIRSAAAELVDFCKRSDKILILIGHITKDGAIAGPKVLEHLVDVVLYFEGESHNLFRILRVRKNRYGPAAELGIFQIGEAGLSAVANPSELFLDEYPDDVPGRAVVTAVEGQRPLLLELQALATQTNFGFPQRVTSGYDSRRLALMLAILEKRQKVLFGQRDVFVNLAGGLKIDDPALDLGLIAALISSVEEIPIVPKTVIIGEVGLSGEVRAVPYIERRIAESAKLGFERIVMPKKNLKGLKSIRGINLIGIDKLADLPKAVLL